A single genomic interval of Variovorax sp. PMC12 harbors:
- a CDS encoding low affinity iron permease family protein: MTSSDWQSADDPVGSMPDTASASYAHRSRVLSAFDHFASRVTRWAGTPLAFCMALLAVLLWALVGPLFHFSENWQLVINTGTTIVTFLMVFLIQQSQNKDSVALHLKLNELLAASKVASNRMIGIEDLDEQDLREVAEFYVRLAARARNSVACKECHSIDEQNLAEQRS; encoded by the coding sequence ATGACCTCATCAGATTGGCAGTCCGCCGACGATCCCGTCGGCTCGATGCCCGACACCGCCAGCGCTTCGTATGCCCATCGGTCGCGCGTGCTGTCCGCCTTCGACCACTTCGCCAGCCGGGTGACGCGCTGGGCGGGCACGCCGCTGGCGTTCTGCATGGCGCTCTTGGCGGTGCTGTTGTGGGCACTCGTCGGCCCGCTGTTCCACTTTTCGGAGAACTGGCAGTTGGTGATCAACACGGGCACGACCATCGTGACCTTCCTGATGGTCTTCCTCATTCAGCAGAGCCAGAACAAGGACAGCGTCGCGCTGCATCTCAAGCTCAATGAACTGCTGGCAGCGAGCAAGGTCGCGAGCAATCGCATGATCGGCATCGAAGACCTGGACGAGCAGGATCTGCGCGAGGTCGCGGAGTTCTACGTGCGGCTTGCAGCACGTGCGCGCAACTCTGTCGCCTGCAAGGAGTGCCACTCGATCGACGAGCAGAATCTTGCGGAGCAGCGATCATGA
- a CDS encoding LysR family transcriptional regulator, producing the protein MDFLALTDFNLVARHGGFGRAARESGRPKATLSRRVADLESALDLRLFERGARTLKLTEEGRALYERTSVLLTELDETAAQIASGGGAPRGRLRVSAPLLFSQAAMGKLAAGFALKHRDVHLEVTTEDRPVDMVEEGYDLVIRVNPDPDARLVGRIFLRDRLVVVASPALARPKGTAAAPAVVRAGGAAASHPSWEVAAASGRRRIAVEPVLRLSSLFMVRDAVRAGVGTAQLPLSLVAHDLSAGRLVHWGDVEGPEIALWVLYPSRRLLSSRVSAFLDFLKEAFPAGTPGELASFID; encoded by the coding sequence ATGGACTTCCTCGCCCTCACCGACTTCAACCTGGTGGCGCGTCACGGCGGTTTCGGGCGCGCGGCCCGGGAATCCGGGCGGCCCAAGGCGACCCTTTCGCGCCGCGTCGCCGACCTGGAAAGCGCGCTCGACCTGCGGCTGTTCGAGAGGGGCGCCCGCACCCTGAAGCTCACCGAAGAAGGCCGCGCCCTCTACGAGCGGACATCGGTATTGCTGACCGAACTCGACGAAACCGCGGCGCAGATCGCCTCTGGCGGCGGAGCGCCGCGCGGCAGGCTGAGGGTGAGCGCGCCGCTGCTGTTCTCGCAAGCCGCGATGGGCAAGCTCGCCGCCGGCTTCGCCCTGAAACACAGGGACGTGCACCTGGAGGTCACCACCGAGGACCGGCCGGTCGACATGGTGGAAGAGGGTTACGACCTGGTGATCCGCGTGAACCCGGACCCCGACGCGCGGCTGGTGGGCCGAATCTTCCTGCGTGACCGGCTCGTGGTGGTGGCGAGCCCGGCGCTCGCCCGCCCGAAGGGCACCGCGGCCGCCCCGGCCGTGGTGCGCGCGGGCGGGGCGGCGGCCTCGCATCCGAGCTGGGAGGTGGCCGCCGCGTCCGGCAGGCGGCGCATCGCCGTGGAACCTGTGCTGCGCCTGTCCTCGTTGTTCATGGTTCGCGACGCTGTCAGGGCGGGCGTGGGAACGGCGCAGCTGCCGCTGTCGCTGGTCGCTCACGACCTGAGCGCCGGCAGACTGGTGCACTGGGGCGATGTCGAAGGGCCCGAAATCGCACTGTGGGTGCTCTATCCGTCGCGCAGGCTGCTGAGCTCCCGCGTTTCAGCATTCCTGGACTTCCTGAAAGAGGCATTTCCCGCCGGCACGCCCGGCGAGCTGGCGTCCTTCATCGATTGA
- a CDS encoding NAD(P)-dependent oxidoreductase: MIYPSATEKVPGREQAMRDAADQGRRRSVLVLGATGGTGRLIVQQALARGHDVHALVRSPEKATGLEGATLTFGDARDERALRTALEGRDAVVSALGTPASPLWEVTLLSAATRALVGAMRAESVRRLVCITGMGAGDSAGHGGFFFDRLIFPALLRKVYDDKNRQEALVRQSGLDWVLVRPSVLNDKASGPVVRAFTDLSGFHGGTIARADAARFVLDQVNSDAWLHRSPLISW, encoded by the coding sequence ATGATCTATCCATCCGCCACCGAGAAGGTGCCTGGCCGCGAGCAGGCGATGCGCGACGCCGCGGACCAGGGCCGCCGCCGGAGCGTCCTGGTGCTCGGCGCCACCGGCGGCACGGGCCGGCTGATCGTCCAGCAGGCGCTGGCACGCGGGCATGACGTCCACGCGCTGGTGCGCTCGCCCGAGAAGGCGACCGGGCTGGAGGGCGCAACGCTCACTTTCGGGGACGCCCGCGACGAACGGGCGTTGCGCACCGCCCTCGAGGGCAGGGATGCCGTCGTCAGTGCGCTGGGCACGCCGGCCAGCCCGTTGTGGGAGGTGACCCTGCTCTCCGCCGCGACGCGTGCCCTCGTCGGCGCCATGCGCGCGGAAAGCGTCAGGCGGCTTGTCTGCATCACCGGCATGGGTGCCGGGGACAGCGCCGGGCACGGCGGCTTCTTCTTCGACCGGCTGATCTTTCCCGCGCTGCTGCGCAAGGTCTACGACGACAAGAACCGGCAGGAAGCGCTGGTGCGGCAGAGCGGGCTGGACTGGGTGCTGGTGCGGCCGTCGGTGCTCAACGACAAGGCCTCCGGACCGGTGGTCCGTGCCTTCACGGATCTCTCCGGCTTCCATGGGGGAACCATCGCAAGGGCGGACGCCGCGCGCTTCGTGCTGGACCAGGTAAACAGCGACGCCTGGCTGCACCGTTCACCCCTGATCTCCTGGTGA
- a CDS encoding response regulator codes for MPVTAFLVEDNQVIRDNLIPTIESLSAARVGGFAETEAEAMAWLDAHDAHWDVAVVDLFLREGSGLNVVDRCRARLPHQRVVIFSNYATEEVRRRALLLGADAVFDKSTEIDGLLDFLEQLNRL; via the coding sequence ATGCCTGTCACTGCGTTCCTCGTCGAGGACAACCAAGTCATTCGAGACAACCTCATTCCGACCATCGAGAGCCTGTCCGCAGCGCGTGTGGGCGGCTTCGCGGAGACCGAAGCCGAAGCCATGGCGTGGCTCGACGCACACGATGCCCACTGGGACGTCGCCGTCGTCGACCTCTTCCTGCGTGAAGGCTCGGGCCTCAACGTCGTCGACCGCTGCCGGGCGCGGCTGCCGCACCAGCGGGTCGTCATCTTCTCGAACTATGCGACCGAGGAAGTTCGTCGCCGCGCGTTGCTGCTGGGAGCAGATGCGGTCTTCGACAAATCGACCGAGATCGACGGACTGCTGGATTTTCTCGAGCAGTTGAACAGGCTCTAG
- a CDS encoding CopG family transcriptional regulator — translation MSPTTSPKLPLAKAPESEKITINMGFVDLGHIDLLVAEGFYSNRTDFIRTAIRTHLASHADALRQAVSRKTLVLGLQSFSAVDLEAVRAAGEMLQIRVLGLAVIAPDVTPALALATIESLTVLGAFHAPPAVKAALAGRVH, via the coding sequence ATGTCACCGACAACCTCGCCCAAACTCCCTCTCGCCAAAGCCCCCGAGTCCGAGAAGATCACCATCAACATGGGCTTCGTGGACCTCGGCCACATCGACCTGCTGGTGGCCGAGGGCTTCTACTCGAATCGCACGGATTTCATCCGCACGGCGATCCGCACCCACTTGGCTTCGCATGCCGACGCGCTGCGCCAGGCGGTGTCGAGAAAGACGCTGGTGCTGGGCTTGCAGAGCTTCTCGGCGGTGGATCTCGAGGCCGTGCGCGCCGCGGGCGAGATGCTGCAGATCCGCGTGCTCGGCCTGGCCGTGATCGCGCCCGACGTAACCCCCGCACTGGCCCTGGCGACCATCGAATCGCTGACCGTGCTCGGCGCATTCCACGCTCCACCCGCGGTGAAAGCCGCGCTGGCGGGACGTGTCCATTGA
- a CDS encoding hemerythrin domain-containing protein, translated as MTTKRAQPDACSLLDADHKNVKKMFAAYEELTKSRAASARDKRRDLAMQICMELTVHAQIEEEIFYPAARAAIKETDLLDEAEVEHAGAKDLIAQIQEAGEVDDMFDAKVKVLGEYIDHHVKEERNELFPKARAARKLDLVAMRDELAARKEELMAEMSVMA; from the coding sequence ATGACCACCAAGCGCGCCCAACCCGATGCATGCTCCCTGCTCGATGCAGACCACAAGAACGTCAAGAAGATGTTCGCCGCCTATGAGGAGCTCACCAAGTCAAGAGCCGCTTCCGCGCGCGACAAGCGCCGCGACCTCGCAATGCAGATCTGCATGGAGCTCACGGTGCATGCGCAGATCGAGGAAGAAATCTTCTATCCCGCGGCTCGCGCGGCGATCAAGGAGACGGATCTTCTGGATGAAGCGGAGGTCGAGCACGCGGGTGCGAAAGACCTGATCGCCCAGATCCAGGAAGCAGGCGAGGTGGACGACATGTTCGACGCGAAGGTCAAGGTCCTGGGCGAGTACATCGACCACCATGTGAAGGAGGAACGCAACGAACTCTTCCCGAAAGCGAGGGCGGCGCGCAAACTCGACCTGGTGGCGATGCGCGACGAACTCGCCGCCCGCAAGGAGGAATTGATGGCCGAGATGTCGGTCATGGCCTGA
- a CDS encoding excinuclease ABC subunit UvrA codes for MPDPEFAPERFVRVRGAREHNLRNVDVDIPRDALVVFSGISGSGKSSLAFGTLYAEAQRRYFESVAPYARRLIDQVGVPAVDAIDGLPPAVALQQQRGTPGARSSVGSVTTLSSLLRMLYSRAGDYPARQPMLYAEDFSPNTPQGACPTCHGLGRVFEVTEQSMVPDDTLTIRERAIAAWPPAWHGQNLRDILVTMGIDVDKPWRELPKKTRDWILFTEEQPTVPVYAGFTPAETRAALRSKMEPSYQGTFMGARKYVLHTFATTHSALMKNRVARFMVGGDCPQCHGKRLKPEALSVRFAGHDIGEIARMPLHRFADVLRPVALGDAAGAAAPGPVRRAALRTAGAGAGSHASAPDVRRTPNQSQEKRMAAQRIAHEMLERVTTLLELGLGYLSLDRSTPTLSPGELQRLRLATQIRSNLFGVVYVLDEPSAGLHPADGEALVLALETLKRSGNSLFVVEHDLDLMRRADWLVDVGPGAGEEGGVVLYSGPPEGLRHVAQSHTARYLFSAQSAPARASRTPKGWLKLEGVTRNNLSGVAAAFPLGVLSAVTGVSGSGKSSLVSQALVELVAAHLGHEPPPAEEEQGDEPAVAGRTGGRIVQGMEGIRRLVRVDQKPIGRTPRSNLATYTGLFDHVRKLFAATRAAKARRFDAGRFSFNVAKGRCPTCEGEGFVSVELLFMPSVYAPCPACHGSRFNAQTLSVRLRGRTIADVLAMTVDEAHAFFEADAAIERPLQLLRSIGLGYLRLGQPATELSGGEAQRIKLATELQRAQRGDALYVLDEPTTGLHPADVDKLTAQLNSLVDAGNTVIVIEHEMRLVAGCDWVIDMGPGAGGEGGRIVASGTPGDVAKSTQGRTAPYLARWTASGRG; via the coding sequence ATGCCTGATCCCGAATTCGCCCCTGAGCGCTTCGTTCGCGTGCGCGGCGCGCGTGAACACAATCTGCGCAACGTGGATGTCGACATCCCGCGCGACGCGCTGGTGGTCTTCAGCGGCATCTCGGGCTCGGGCAAGTCGTCGCTCGCCTTTGGCACGCTCTATGCCGAAGCGCAGCGGCGCTATTTCGAATCGGTCGCACCGTATGCGCGCCGGCTGATCGACCAGGTGGGCGTGCCCGCGGTCGATGCCATCGACGGCCTGCCGCCGGCGGTGGCCCTGCAGCAGCAGCGCGGCACGCCGGGCGCCCGTTCGTCGGTGGGCAGCGTCACGACGCTGTCGAGCCTGCTGCGCATGCTCTATTCGCGGGCGGGCGACTACCCCGCGCGGCAACCCATGCTGTACGCGGAAGATTTCTCCCCGAACACGCCGCAAGGCGCCTGCCCGACCTGCCACGGCCTGGGCCGTGTCTTCGAGGTCACCGAGCAGTCGATGGTGCCCGACGACACGCTCACCATCCGCGAACGCGCGATCGCCGCCTGGCCGCCCGCGTGGCACGGGCAGAACCTGCGCGACATTCTGGTGACGATGGGCATCGACGTCGACAAGCCATGGCGCGAGCTGCCGAAAAAGACGCGCGACTGGATCCTCTTCACCGAGGAGCAGCCCACGGTGCCGGTGTATGCGGGCTTCACGCCGGCCGAGACGCGCGCCGCCCTGCGCAGCAAGATGGAGCCGAGCTACCAGGGCACCTTCATGGGGGCGCGAAAGTATGTGCTGCACACCTTCGCGACCACCCACAGCGCGTTGATGAAGAACCGCGTCGCGCGCTTCATGGTGGGTGGTGATTGCCCCCAGTGCCATGGCAAGCGGCTCAAGCCGGAGGCCCTGTCGGTACGCTTCGCGGGCCATGACATCGGCGAGATCGCGCGCATGCCGCTGCATCGGTTCGCGGATGTGCTGCGGCCCGTGGCACTCGGCGACGCCGCCGGCGCTGCGGCTCCGGGGCCGGTCCGGCGCGCCGCGCTTCGCACGGCCGGTGCGGGCGCGGGCAGCCATGCGAGCGCACCCGACGTGCGGCGCACGCCCAACCAGTCGCAGGAAAAGCGCATGGCCGCACAGCGCATCGCCCACGAGATGCTCGAGCGCGTGACCACGTTGCTCGAGCTGGGGCTGGGCTACCTGTCGCTCGACCGCAGCACGCCGACGCTCTCGCCCGGCGAACTGCAGCGCCTTCGGCTGGCCACGCAGATCCGCTCCAACCTCTTCGGCGTCGTGTATGTGCTCGACGAGCCCTCGGCCGGCCTGCATCCCGCGGACGGCGAGGCGCTGGTGCTCGCGCTCGAAACGCTCAAGCGATCGGGCAATTCGCTCTTCGTGGTCGAGCACGACCTCGACCTGATGCGGCGCGCCGACTGGCTGGTGGATGTGGGGCCGGGCGCGGGAGAAGAGGGCGGCGTCGTGCTCTACAGCGGGCCGCCCGAGGGCCTTCGCCATGTGGCGCAATCGCACACGGCCCGTTACCTGTTCTCGGCGCAGTCGGCGCCCGCCCGGGCGTCGCGCACGCCGAAGGGATGGCTGAAGCTGGAGGGCGTCACGCGCAACAACCTGTCGGGCGTGGCGGCTGCGTTCCCGCTCGGTGTGCTGAGCGCCGTGACCGGCGTGTCGGGCTCCGGCAAATCCAGCCTGGTCAGCCAGGCGCTGGTCGAACTGGTGGCCGCGCATTTGGGCCATGAGCCGCCGCCGGCAGAGGAAGAGCAGGGGGACGAGCCAGCGGTCGCGGGCCGCACGGGTGGACGCATCGTGCAGGGCATGGAGGGAATCCGGCGGCTGGTGCGCGTCGACCAGAAACCCATCGGCCGCACGCCGCGTTCCAACCTGGCGACCTACACCGGGCTCTTCGACCATGTGCGCAAGCTGTTTGCCGCCACCCGCGCCGCGAAGGCGCGTCGTTTCGACGCCGGGCGGTTTTCGTTCAACGTGGCCAAGGGCCGATGCCCGACCTGCGAGGGCGAGGGCTTCGTCAGCGTCGAACTGCTGTTCATGCCCAGCGTGTACGCGCCTTGCCCGGCCTGCCACGGCTCGCGCTTCAACGCGCAGACATTGAGCGTGCGCCTGCGCGGGCGCACCATCGCCGATGTGCTGGCGATGACGGTGGACGAGGCACACGCCTTCTTCGAAGCCGACGCGGCCATCGAGCGGCCGCTGCAATTGCTGAGGTCCATCGGACTGGGCTACCTGCGGCTGGGGCAGCCCGCCACGGAATTGTCGGGCGGCGAGGCGCAGCGCATCAAGCTCGCCACCGAACTGCAGCGGGCGCAACGTGGCGACGCGCTCTATGTGCTGGACGAGCCGACCACGGGCTTGCATCCCGCCGACGTCGACAAGCTGACCGCGCAGCTCAACAGCCTCGTGGATGCGGGCAACACCGTGATCGTGATCGAGCACGAGATGCGCCTGGTCGCGGGCTGCGACTGGGTGATCGACATGGGGCCCGGGGCCGGCGGGGAAGGGGGGCGCATCGTCGCCAGCGGAACGCCAGGCGACGTTGCAAAGAGCACGCAGGGCCGCACCGCCCCCTATCTGGCGCGCTGGACCGCATCCGGGCGCGGCTGA
- a CDS encoding glucose 1-dehydrogenase, which produces MTDPLHAGPRPPFHTPEQSPPGLESKMEPRPDFGESSYVGSGKLQGKAALITGGDSGIGRAVALAFAREGADVLISYLADEESDAQVCKQLIEREGRVCVAVPGDICEEAHCNRLVATAIERFGKLDVLVNNAAFQMSHKDLGEITAEEFDRTFRTNVYANFFLCKAASAHMRPGSAIISTASVNADKPNATLVAYAATKGAIQNMSGGMAQLLAEKGIRVNCVAPGPFWTPLIPSTMPPEKVKEFGKQTPMKRPGQPAELQAVYVLLASDQASYISGATIPVTGGVPFI; this is translated from the coding sequence ATGACGGATCCACTGCACGCCGGTCCCCGACCGCCTTTCCACACACCCGAACAATCTCCGCCCGGACTCGAGTCGAAGATGGAGCCGCGGCCCGACTTCGGCGAGTCTTCCTATGTCGGCAGCGGCAAGCTCCAGGGCAAGGCTGCGCTGATCACCGGTGGTGACAGCGGCATCGGCCGTGCCGTGGCGCTTGCCTTCGCGCGGGAGGGCGCCGACGTGCTGATCTCTTACCTGGCCGACGAAGAATCCGACGCGCAGGTGTGCAAGCAGCTTATCGAGCGCGAAGGCCGGGTGTGCGTGGCCGTGCCCGGCGACATCTGCGAGGAGGCGCATTGCAACCGGCTTGTCGCGACCGCCATCGAGCGCTTCGGCAAGCTCGACGTGCTCGTGAACAACGCCGCGTTCCAGATGAGCCACAAGGACCTGGGCGAGATCACGGCCGAAGAGTTCGACCGCACCTTCCGCACCAACGTCTACGCCAACTTCTTCCTTTGCAAGGCTGCCTCGGCGCACATGCGGCCGGGCAGCGCGATCATCAGCACCGCGTCGGTCAACGCGGACAAGCCCAATGCCACGCTCGTGGCCTACGCCGCGACCAAGGGCGCCATCCAGAACATGTCGGGCGGCATGGCGCAGTTGCTCGCGGAGAAAGGCATCCGCGTGAATTGCGTGGCGCCGGGGCCCTTCTGGACGCCGCTGATTCCCTCCACCATGCCGCCGGAGAAGGTCAAGGAGTTCGGCAAGCAGACGCCGATGAAGCGTCCCGGCCAGCCGGCGGAGCTGCAGGCCGTGTATGTGCTGCTGGCCTCCGACCAGGCGAGCTACATCTCGGGCGCGACCATACCGGTCACAGGCGGCGTGCCGTTCATCTGA
- a CDS encoding glycosyltransferase gives MIGIVIPAHNEEQVIRDCLAATRLAARHPALMGEPVETIVVLDDCTDATGVLAANAGAATVSVRARNVGLARAVGAQVMLSRAARWLAFTDADTLVSEEWLASQLSLQADVVCGTVCVQDWSPHGCHADLLQAHFQQTYFDREDHRHVHGANLGVSAEAYRSVGGFRHLACSEDTELVDALVKAGRRVAWSSRPRVVTSARTDARAPGGFAGALLNAVAQRIAEVTAAPLLAPPAATV, from the coding sequence ATGATCGGCATCGTCATCCCGGCGCACAACGAAGAGCAGGTCATTCGCGATTGCCTGGCGGCCACGCGGCTGGCCGCGCGACATCCGGCACTCATGGGCGAGCCGGTGGAAACGATCGTGGTGCTCGACGACTGCACCGACGCGACCGGCGTGCTGGCCGCGAACGCCGGTGCCGCGACCGTGAGCGTGCGAGCGCGCAATGTGGGCCTGGCCCGCGCCGTGGGCGCGCAGGTCATGCTGTCGCGCGCGGCGAGATGGCTGGCCTTCACCGACGCGGACACCCTGGTTTCCGAAGAGTGGCTGGCCAGCCAGCTGTCGTTGCAGGCCGACGTGGTCTGCGGCACGGTGTGCGTGCAGGACTGGTCTCCCCACGGGTGCCATGCCGATCTGCTGCAGGCGCACTTCCAGCAGACGTATTTCGATCGCGAGGACCACCGCCATGTGCACGGCGCGAACCTCGGCGTGTCTGCCGAGGCCTACCGCAGCGTGGGCGGCTTCAGGCACCTGGCATGCAGCGAAGATACCGAGCTCGTCGATGCGCTGGTCAAGGCGGGTCGGCGCGTCGCATGGAGTTCGCGGCCCCGCGTGGTGACCAGCGCGCGCACCGATGCGCGGGCGCCGGGCGGATTCGCGGGCGCGTTGCTGAATGCCGTGGCGCAGCGCATCGCCGAGGTCACGGCGGCGCCGCTGCTGGCGCCGCCTGCCGCGACCGTCTGA
- a CDS encoding response regulator: protein MKFAVFLVEDEPVIQESLKVVIEGFLRAEVIGAARSEAEAVAWLQANEGGWHLLVVDLFLTQGSGLGVLAALAQCARRGAVVALTNAASPGNRTACLRLGADAVFDKAAEINEFLSYCEAAAKRHPGQARSLP from the coding sequence ATGAAGTTCGCCGTTTTCCTGGTGGAGGACGAGCCTGTCATTCAGGAAAGCCTCAAGGTCGTGATCGAGGGTTTCCTGCGCGCGGAGGTCATCGGCGCGGCGCGTTCCGAAGCCGAAGCCGTGGCCTGGCTCCAGGCGAACGAAGGCGGCTGGCACCTGCTGGTGGTGGATCTGTTCCTCACGCAGGGATCGGGGCTCGGCGTGCTCGCCGCACTGGCGCAGTGCGCGCGAAGGGGCGCGGTGGTGGCATTGACCAATGCGGCGTCGCCTGGCAACCGCACCGCCTGCCTGCGGCTCGGTGCGGACGCGGTCTTCGACAAGGCCGCCGAGATCAACGAGTTCCTGAGCTACTGCGAGGCTGCCGCGAAGCGGCATCCGGGCCAGGCGCGCAGCCTGCCCTGA
- a CDS encoding extracellular catalytic domain type 1 short-chain-length polyhydroxyalkanoate depolymerase: protein MNPLFSGLMNEAAELTRTGQLAKATEAIQRALRGEANARPAAPATGPDDTDVIDVEARVIERERPAHTPPPREEQGEADVWTRASFAHKGRSIDYMLFVPKRAAGEAATPRPVVLMLHGCTQSAADFAAGTRMNEHARGSGAIVVYAEQTQRAHGQKCWKWFKTPHQQRGRGEPELLAALTQHIVAQQDADRLRVYVAGLSAGGAMADILGHCYPDIYAAIGVHSGLPHGAAHDMMSALNAMRSGPAASGSGPDMSSPPTIVFHGDADTTVHASNGLAIVAGAAPGAVDEGRSPAGRRYTRTRYAASPGRGQAEHWRLHGAGHAWSGGSAQGSYTQPDGVDASREMLRFFLGQRLAR, encoded by the coding sequence ATGAATCCACTTTTCTCCGGCCTGATGAACGAAGCCGCCGAGCTCACGCGCACCGGGCAGCTGGCCAAGGCCACGGAAGCCATCCAGCGCGCGCTGCGCGGGGAAGCGAACGCGCGACCCGCAGCGCCAGCGACGGGGCCCGACGACACCGACGTGATCGATGTCGAGGCGCGAGTGATCGAGCGCGAGCGGCCTGCACACACCCCGCCGCCGCGCGAGGAGCAAGGCGAAGCGGACGTATGGACCCGAGCCTCTTTCGCACACAAGGGCCGAAGCATCGACTACATGCTCTTCGTGCCGAAGCGCGCCGCCGGCGAAGCCGCCACGCCACGCCCGGTGGTGCTGATGCTGCATGGCTGCACGCAGTCGGCGGCCGACTTCGCAGCCGGCACGCGAATGAACGAGCACGCACGCGGCAGCGGCGCGATCGTGGTCTACGCCGAGCAGACGCAACGCGCGCACGGCCAGAAGTGCTGGAAGTGGTTCAAGACACCGCACCAGCAGCGCGGGCGCGGCGAGCCGGAGCTGCTGGCCGCGCTCACGCAGCACATCGTCGCGCAGCAGGACGCGGACCGCCTGCGCGTGTACGTCGCCGGCCTGTCGGCGGGCGGTGCCATGGCCGACATCCTCGGGCATTGCTACCCGGACATCTATGCGGCGATCGGCGTGCACTCGGGCCTGCCGCATGGCGCGGCGCACGACATGATGAGCGCGCTGAACGCCATGCGCTCGGGGCCCGCGGCCAGCGGGTCCGGTCCCGACATGTCCTCGCCGCCCACCATTGTTTTTCATGGCGACGCCGACACCACGGTGCATGCGAGCAACGGCCTGGCCATCGTCGCGGGCGCGGCACCCGGGGCGGTCGACGAAGGCCGTTCACCGGCAGGCAGGCGCTACACCCGCACGCGCTACGCCGCATCGCCCGGTCGCGGACAGGCGGAGCATTGGCGCCTGCACGGCGCGGGCCACGCCTGGTCGGGGGGCAGTGCGCAAGGCAGCTACACGCAGCCCGACGGCGTCGATGCAAGCCGGGAGATGCTGCGCTTCTTCCTCGGCCAGCGGCTGGCGCGGTAA
- a CDS encoding SDR family oxidoreductase translates to MTILITGASGAIGRQVVQHLVDRGAAVRALVRDPSKVAFPAGVEVVQGDLLDVQATRRALAGVSTLFLLNGVVPDEFTQALVTLNLAREAGIARVVYLSVIHSDKYLNVPHFAGKFGVERMLEQMGFGATILRPAYFMQNDLTVKDVVLGHGVYPMPVGGKGLAMIDTRDIAQIAAIELLRRDASQPLPLQRINLVGPDTLTGADVAGLWSAASGRPIAYGGDDTAAFEKSLLNFMPGWMAYDMRLMSERFLSEGMIPEAGDVERLTALLGRPLRSYRDFASEVCAAA, encoded by the coding sequence ATGACCATCCTCATCACTGGCGCCAGCGGCGCCATCGGCCGCCAGGTCGTTCAACATCTCGTCGACCGCGGTGCCGCGGTGCGTGCGCTCGTGCGCGATCCTTCCAAGGTCGCGTTCCCGGCCGGCGTGGAGGTCGTGCAGGGCGACCTGCTGGACGTGCAGGCAACGCGCCGAGCCCTGGCGGGGGTGTCGACTCTGTTCCTGCTCAACGGCGTCGTGCCCGACGAATTCACGCAGGCACTCGTCACGCTCAACCTGGCGCGCGAGGCGGGGATCGCGCGCGTCGTCTACCTGTCGGTGATCCACAGCGACAAGTACCTCAACGTTCCCCATTTCGCGGGCAAGTTCGGCGTGGAGCGCATGCTCGAGCAGATGGGCTTCGGCGCCACCATCCTGCGCCCGGCTTACTTCATGCAGAACGACCTCACGGTCAAGGATGTCGTGCTCGGGCATGGCGTCTATCCGATGCCGGTCGGCGGCAAGGGTCTCGCGATGATCGACACGCGCGACATCGCGCAGATCGCCGCCATCGAACTGCTGCGGCGCGACGCGTCGCAACCGCTGCCGCTGCAGCGCATCAACCTGGTGGGCCCCGACACGCTGACGGGCGCCGACGTCGCCGGCCTGTGGTCGGCCGCGTCGGGTCGCCCGATTGCGTACGGCGGCGACGACACGGCCGCCTTCGAGAAGAGCCTGCTGAACTTCATGCCGGGCTGGATGGCCTACGACATGCGCCTCATGAGCGAACGCTTCCTGTCGGAGGGAATGATCCCCGAGGCCGGCGACGTGGAGCGCCTCACCGCGCTGCTGGGGCGTCCCCTGCGCTCGTACCGCGATTTCGCTTCCGAGGTCTGCGCGGCGGCCTGA